Genomic DNA from Rhodoferax mekongensis:
GCGAACCCAGCCGGGCTTTGGCCTCGGCGGCGCATTTCAGCGGGCACGAAGATACGCCCGCCCAGGCCAACACCGAGCGCGACTTGGAGCTGGCACTGGACGAGCACGAAACGGCCGAACTGCGTCGCATCGATGCCGCGCTGCAGCGCGTGGAGACCGGCACTTACGGCCATTTCGTGGCCTGCGGCACCACCATCCCTGAAGACCGGCTGCGCGCCACCCCGGACGCTGAGCGCTGCATGGACTGCCAAAGCGCGCTGGAAGACGCCTGAGGTCCATGCATGCCGGGTCAGCGGGCTG
This window encodes:
- a CDS encoding TraR/DksA family transcriptional regulator; protein product: MTHPDLHSYQKQLLQQRDALRARLNQLRGGEPSRALASAAHFSGHEDTPAQANTERDLELALDEHETAELRRIDAALQRVETGTYGHFVACGTTIPEDRLRATPDAERCMDCQSALEDA